Proteins from one Impatiens glandulifera chromosome 2, dImpGla2.1, whole genome shotgun sequence genomic window:
- the LOC124926015 gene encoding cytochrome P450 89A2-like, with protein MEIWFIIVVTLCVAALFRSISDVFISSSTKKAKKLPPGPPSIPIIGNLLLIQKSFAQLEPILQNLKLKYGPLVALRIGSRPAIFIADRSLAHHALIEKGAIFSDRPGVVPISRFLSSNQKNINSSSYGPTWRLLRRNLTSEILNPSRVKSYTHARKWVLNNLLIHLNRRSSGNMVVPVIKDFQYAMFCLLVLMCFGDKLEEEKIKEIEEVERELLMNITKFNILNFFPKLGPIIFHKRWKLLTQIRQRQEDVIIPLIKARREFIKSKKQSTKSEAEAEIVVAYIDTLLDLELPEDGKRRLSDSELVTLCNEFLNAGTDTTSTALQWIMANLVKYPTIQTKLYDEISGIMGPPEFNSFEREISEKDLQGMNYLKAVVLEGLRLHPPGHFVLPHKVTEDVELNGYLVPKEATVNFMVAEIGRDPTVWEQPMEFKPERFIRDGDGKGYELVDTDITGSKEIKMMPFGVGRRMCPGMGLALLHMEYFLANLVWNFEWIAIEGDEVDMSEKQEFTVIMEKPLQAKLKPRSVPK; from the coding sequence ATGGAAATCTGGTTCATCATCGTCGTTACACTCTGCGTCGCAGCTCTCTTCAGATCCATCTCCGATGTCTTCATCTCTTCTTCCACGAAAAAAGCAAAGAAATTACCTCCAGGACCCCCTTCCATTCCAATAATCGGTAACCTCCTCTTAATTCAGAAGTCCTTCGCTCAACTCGAGCCCATTCTCCAAAACCTCAAGCTCAAATATGGACCATTAGTCGCCCTCCGAATTGGTTCCCGTCCGGCCATCTTCATCGCCGACCGCTCTCTCGCCCATCACGCCTTAATCGAGAAAGGTGCTATCTTCTCCGACCGACCTGGCGTGGTCCCAATCTCCCGATTCTTGAGCAGTAATCAGAAAAATATAAACTCTTCATCCTATGGTCCCACATGGAGACTCCTCCGCCGGAATTTAACTTCCGAGATTCTCAATCCCTCTAGAGTGAAATCTTATACGCATGCTCGAAAATGGGTTCTCAACAACCTCTTAATCCACCTTAATCGCCGCTCTTCCGGCAACATGGTGGTGCCGGTAATTAAAGATTTTCAATACGCTATGTTTTGCTTATTGGTATTGATGTGCTTTGGAGATAAGTTGGAGGAAGAAAAAATCAAGGAAATTGAAGAAGTCGAAAGAGAATTACTGATGAATATCACCAAATTTAATATCCTTAATTTCTTCCCCAAATTGGGtccaattatttttcataaaaggTGGAAGCTGTTAACCCAAATTCGACAGAGACAAGAAGATGTGATCATCCCATTAATCAAAGCTCGTAGAGAATTCATCAAATCGAAGAAACAGAGCACTAAATCTGAAGCTGAAGCTGAAATAGTAGTGGCGTACATTGACACGTTATTGGATCTTGAATTACCGGAGGACGGAAAGAGGAGATTGAGCGATTCAGAGCTTGTGACATTATGCAACGAATTTCTCAACGCGGGAACCGACACAACATCGACAGCCTTACAATGGATTATGGCCAATCTCGTCAAATACCCAACAATCCAAACCAAGCTATACGATGAAATCTCCGGCATAATGGGTCCGCCGGAATTCAACTCTTTTGAGAGAGAAATAAGCGAGAAAGATCTACAAGGGATGAATTATCTGAAGGCTGTGGTTCTGGAAGGGCTGAGACTTCACCCTCCCGGTCATTTCGTTCTTCCACACAAGGTAACAGAGGATGTTGAGCTTAACGGGTATTTGGTGCCGAAGGAGGCGACGGTGAATTTTATGGTGGCGGAGATTGGGAGAGATCCGACGGTTTGGGAGCAGCCGATGGAGTTTAAGCCGGAGAGATTCATCAGGGACGGCGATGGAAAGGGGTACGAATTGGTGGATACGGATATAACAGGGAGTAAAGAGATAAAGATGATGCCTTTTGGAGTTGGAAGAAGGATGTGTCCAGGAATGGGTTTGGCTCTTCTTCATATGGAATACTTCTTGGCGAATTTGGTGTGGAATTTTGAGTGGATTGCCATTGAAGGGGATGAAGTGGATATGTCGGAGAAGCAAGAATTTACAGTTATTATGGAGAAGCCTTTGCAGGCTAAGCTGAAACCTAGATCAGTTCctaaataa